In Miscanthus floridulus cultivar M001 chromosome 8, ASM1932011v1, whole genome shotgun sequence, the sequence ATGGTTGGCTTGCAGAGGATACCAATATGGTGGAGATGGTACTCGTGGGCTTGCCCAGTGGCTTGGACACTATATGGACTTGTCGCCTCACAATTTGGAGACATCACAGACGTCAGGCTGGAAGATGATGAAATAGTGAAAGATTTCGTCAACAGATTCTTTGGATTCCAGCATGACAACTTGGGTTATGTAGCTACTGCTGTTGTTGGATTCACTGTTCTCTTTGCTTTCGTCTTTGCCTTCTCCATCAAAGTCTTCAACTTCCAGAGAAGATAAGGGAGGGCGCCATCTAAAAAAGGATTTGGTGTTGCTTCAGCTCACTTTCAGTATATAGGCACTGCAGCAATGTAAAATGATGAGAGAGTATATATGTAGTCTTTGTTTCTTTATCGTAAGTTAACATCATTTTTTGTTTTCCAACCAGTTTGGCCTGTATTGAACAGAAAGGGGCCTCTGTGTAAATTGTATGTAGACTGTGCACAGCTGAGTTCAATAATTCAATGTAAGATTATCCATTAAATTTATACCTTTTGTCCAATTGAGACTTGCCTCCAGAAATTAAGTCCATGGCAGAATAACATGAGAAAAAAAAGACGGTGGTGCCTTAGTGCCTATCAGCCTATGTAACGAAGAAGAGCATTTCGGTTCAGACAGAATGACAGATACTTAAGGAAGTCCATAAATATTAGGAACACAGATAAAATGAACATTCAGAAGCAGCATCCTCTCACTGCACTGCTGACGGACAGCAATTCTGCCACTAAGTGGCTAGGGATCCTAAATTGCGCGAAATCCGAACCCAATTGGTATCCTGAACAAGATCATCAAATGACTTGTCGAAATTCCTATGCAGAACCCAGAATGGTGCACCGACCAGCGAAAGAGCCGAGGAACAGGCGGCAGGTGGGGGTCGCCACTACCTACTCGCAAACCCTTCCTAAATCCCAAATCAACCTCTTTCCCCCATCGGCATTCGGCAGGCTTGGTCTGTATCTAAAGTGTAGTATAATGGATCGCATTTTGCGGCGCAAAAACTGCTCAATGGAAGGATAAATCGCGAGATTATCATATCACCTGCTGGCTGCAGCCGTAGCTCCCATTGCTCGCGCCATCCGCCGTAGCTCCATTGCTCGCGCCATCCGCCGCAGCCCATGCCATATGCCATATGCCAAGCAGAACGAAGACGGAATCGCCAGTCCGCCACCGCAGGCTGGGTGCGGAACAAGCCGCCGAAGAGGCAACAACGGTCTGGAGCAGCGGCGGACCGACAAAATATTTAAGAGCGCTCAATAACAACGCTGACGCTGTTAGATGTCAGTCTCACTTATAATTTTACCTAAAAATTTATAGGAATTCCACATGGGAGTTCCACGGCTGCGAAATGAGTAGGGGGCTTAAGCCCTCCGCCCCATCGCTGTGTCCGCCTCTGGTCTGGAGCCTCATTACTCCGGCCGCCGGAATGGTCCGCCACCGCTGCAGAGTTCGCTGCGATTTGGGCCTGGTGTGGGGGGTTTGTGGTGTTGCCCGCTGCCCCGCTGGGCTTTGGGCTTTGGCTTTACTGAGTGCCCGGTGCCGGGCCGAGCCGCCGGGCGGGAGCCAAACTAGCCCATCTCCCGTCTCCTGACGAGAGATTTCAGAGGAGCTTAAGTGCACAAACGTCTATTAACTTATTAACTTATGAGAGGTTTTATTTATGTTCAtcaactataaaaatatattttttgatCTATAAACTTTATACGTCGTATCCCTTAAGTGTATTTTTTATCTATAAACTTTATACATTGTATCCTTAAGTTTATATTCCTTCACGTGGGTTTATCACGCTGATATAGCTTGCTGGTTCATTTAAAACAGCTATTGGTAATGCATTTCGTCAAGGTTGTGGGCCTTCTCCGTCTCGAGGCAGCACCTGTTCAGCGTCTCCTTGTCCACCGCGGCGCGGTGCCCTTGGCCAGGAGCTCCCATTAGATGACGTAGTGGCCTGGGATGCTCTTGGTGTAGGCCTAACTGGTGTACTCCACCACGGCGAAGCCATGCGGGCGGACACAACGCGGACGCGTCTTGTCGGACTCAATGGACAGCGTGGCGACGCAGGTGTTCGACCGCGTCCTCGAGCTCCACGGCGTCGATAGGGGTTATGCCTGCGGTGGCGCCAGCCGCGTCGGCCCTCGTGCCGCTGCTGGAGCTTTCTGTCTCGTCGCCGGCTCCTCAACGCACGGTCTTCCTCTAGCTCCGCGTGTTTGTCGGCGCCGTGCTCTCGATCTAATCCTCGCGTCGAGGGCCGTCTTCATGGCGCTCATGCTGTGCGCGCTCCGTCAGCTCATGGCGCACCTAGCATGCCGCGCGGGTCCCGAGCGCGCTGCCGCGCTGGCCTCGCCCGGCGTCGTCATGGCTAGCGCCCTGCTCGTAGACGCGGTGATCCGGGTGTGCGTCTGATGTTCGGCACCGAGGCAATGGCGCTCGTCCACAACCTGTTTAACGAAATATATTGCCAAAAGCTGCTTCAGACAAACAAGTCAGCAAGCCACGTCAACATGAGAAGGCTACGTAGAGGGATGTGTACCTAAGTGATATGGCATATAAAGTTTATGATCTTAAACATCTACTTTCATAATTGATGGATGAAACCTACTCTCAAGTTAATGAAGATCCATTTAACTCATTTCAGAATATGGCTTTGGCACATGATGACATGCGTGATCCCCGATCAAATTTTGCCCAAGATGACGTTGGCATTCCAGGTTCATACTAGTTAGTGCTCGATCAAAATTTCGCCCGAGATTCTACAAGACGCTTAGATTTGATCTAGTTTGCTTGTTCTGAAATCACGTTAGAAAAGATGTTCTGAGTTAATATTTCTCTTGTTAAAATGTAGATGTTCATGTCATGTCATTTTTTCAGAGGCTACCTTAAACGCTTTTTGTCCATGCTTACTCTGAATTTGTGATGGATGTGTTGGAATGTAATATGGTGTGTGGGCCTACCTGGCCTCCCACAATGCCTATATATGTAAACGCTGATCATTCACAGTAATGCATTGAGTATTCCCTAATCCTACTCTTTCATGGTATCATGAGACTGTTCGTTTCTCGCTTCCGCAAACCCTAACTCGCGCCGCCGCCGGTTCACCGGCCGCTCGCCGCCGTCGCAGAGTATCCACCACTCACCAGCCCTCCTCTCCTACCCCTCGCGCGCGGATGCGCGGCCCTCAGCGCCTGCGCGACGCGCCTCTCCACGCCGCTGCAGAGTCTTCCTTGCCGGCTTCCCATGCCCAATCGCTGGCCACGTGCCCGATCCGCACGCCAGGCTCGAGCGCGTGATCGCGTTGCCTCGTCATCGCGTGGCCGAGCTCGATCTCAACCGTGACCGCCGCTCCCATCGACCCCACCGATCTGATGGCCGAAACCGACGCCGAACGCCAGGCTCGCGAGGAGCGCGAGGAGCGCGCCCGCAAGGGGGAGGCCGATCGCGTTGCGGCCCTCGACGCGTACGAGGCCAAGTATGCCGCCGTCCACATCGCGGCCATCGCCGTCCTCAACATCAAGGTCCTCGTGCCCCTGGTCTTGGATCGCGCCACCGACAACTATAACCGGTGGCGGTCCATGTTCCTCATTGTCCTGGGCAAGTATGCCCTAACGGACCACGTCCTCTCCGATGTCATCAACGCCGATCGACCGGCGTGGGTGCAGATGAACTGCACCGTGCTTACTTGGATCTACTGCACCATCCACGCCGATCTCCAGCAGTCGACGATGAACCGCAAGCCGAACGCGCGCGGCGCGTGGATCTACCTCGAGAACGAGTTCCTCGGCCAGCGCAAATCGCGCGCCCTACTGCTCTCGGCAGAGTTCCGCATGGCAAAACAGGGGTCGGCCTCCATCACCGACTTCTGCCGTCGTCTTGAAACGATGGCGGCAACCCTCAGCGACTTCGGCGATCCGATCGGGGATCGGACCTTGGTCCTCACTCTCCTTCGCGGGCTCAATGGCAAGTTCCGACCCATGGTCTCCAACCTCAAGATGCGGCAACCCTTCCCCACCTTCGAGGAGGCTCGCACGCTCCTCCTGCTCGAGGAGATCGACATCGACGACGTTGCTGCAAGCGAAGCCGCCGGGGCATCGGACCCGCCGGCATCCTCTACGACAACCACGCTCGTCACTGCTCCGCGCCCTCCTGCTGGGCGCTCCTACGCAGGTCGGGGCTAGGGCGGCCATGCTGGCCACGGCCAGGGCGGCTACGCCGGCCCTAGCCAGGGCAGCCAGGGACAAGGCGGCCAGGGCGGGCACGCTGGCCAGGGCGGCTCACAGCGCACTGACCGTCGCCGCGGTGGCCGTGGCCGCAACCATCATCAGCAGGTCTCCAACACAGGAGGCGGCTCTCACTCCCCGGCACCGTTCTACAACCCATGGACGGGCACCGTGTAGCTTTGGCCGTGTTCGCCGGGCGGTCCGGGGACGCCATTTCGACCTCCGCCGGCTGCCTTCACTGCTGTTCCTCAGCCGCAACAGCAGTACATACACCAGCCGTACGTGCAGTAGCCGTACACCCTTGGACCTCCTCCAGGGTTCGGCTACGGAGGACCCTCgccgccacagcagcagcagtagtggaCGCCCATGCAGGGCGCGTCCTGGGACCCGTCCGCCCTCGTCAGCAACTTCAACACCATGACGCTGACGCCCCCTTCATCGGCCGAGTGGTACATTGACTCCGGCATCAGTGCCCATATGGTCAACAACGCTGGTATTTTTTCTACCTTTCACCATCCTTCGTCATCTAGTCCTTCATCTATCATTGTTGGTAACGGAGCTTCGCTTCCCGTTACATCTATTGGGTCACACTCATTCTCCACCACACGACGTCCTCTTGTTCTTTCTGATGTTTTAGTGTCGCCAAACATTATTAAGAATTTGATTTCCGTACATCATTTCACCACTGATAATAATTGTTCCATTGAGTTTGACCCGTTTGGCCTCTCTGTGAAGGACCTTCAGACACAGAGTGTGATCGCCAGGTGCAATAGCACGGGTGACCTCTACCCATTCTTCCCAGCACCATCTAGCACTCCCACTACCCTCGCTGCCACCGCGTCATCTACCTCACTCTAGCATCGTCGCCTTGGTCATCTCGGACATGCGGCTCTTTCCAAGCTTATTAGTTCCAATGCTATTTCATGTAATAAGCACCATATTGATCATGTTTGTCATGCCTGTCAGCTAGGTCACCATGTGCGCCTACCTTTTAGTGTGTCACACTCTTGCGCTGCACATCCTTTCGATTTAATACATTGTGATCTTTGGACTTCTCTAGTTGTTAGTGTGCCGGGCTATAAATATTATTTAGTCATTCTTGATGACTGCGCTCATTACACCTGGACGTTCCCATTATGCCTCAAGTCCGATACTTTCAGTGTCCTTTCTAACTTTTTCTCATATGTGCGCACGTAGTTCGACTCCACCATCAAGGCAGTTCAGTGCGACAACGGCTGCGAGTTTGACCACTCCTCGGCTCGCACGTTCTTCCTCACTCATGGAGTCATCTTTCGGATGTCGTGCCCATACACCTCTCGGCAGAACGGACGTGCCAAAGCGCACCCTTCGCACTGTGAACAACATCGTGTGGTCCCTTCTGTTTTAGGCTAGCCTTCCTCCGGTTTATTGGGCTAACTCACTCCACACTGCCACCTACCTTCTCAATCGTCACCCCACCAAAACCCTAGACGGCCGTACCCCTTTCTTCGCTCTTTACGGCACATAGCCTTCCTACACTCACCTTCGAGTTTTCGGCTGTGCCTGCTATCCCAACCTCTCGTCCACAGCTCCACATAAATTATCACCTCGCTCCTCGTATGTTTTCCTCGAGTACTCATCCGATCACAAAGGATATCGATGTCTCGATCTTCATTCCAATCGGATCATTGTCTCCCATCATGTTGTATTCGACGAGACTTTGTTTCCGTTCTCCGAGATGTCCACCACCACCCCAGGACCCAAACACACTTGCGTTTTTGGATGATGCTGATGATTCCTCTTCGCCTATGTGGCCAAGAGCTATGCCAGCAGGTACTCATCTCCCTGGCGGCATGGATGCCGCACCTAGGACCCCTAGAGCCCCCTCAACCGGTGCCTCTCCCACCAGCGGTGCGGTGCCTGACACGATGTCAGGTGCTACCGTGGCCCCCTCAGGTGGTGCCCCTCCCATCGGTCCGGCTGGTGCTGCTGCCCCTATGGACTCAGCGTCCCAGGTTGTTGCCAACGGCGCTGGATGGACCACCGgccgcaccaccaccacgactCCGGAGGCGATCGTTCCTGTCACTAATGCACACAGCTGCGCACCCATGGCAAGGACGGTTTTCGACAACCCGTGGATCGCCTTAATCTCCACACGACAGTTGCGGCTACCACTCCAGTACCTTCGTCCATCCGTGCCGCTCTTTTGGATCCGTCCTGGCATCTTGCTATGCAGGCCGAGTTCGACGCCTTGCAGGCAAACGACACCTGGACCTTGGTGCCTCGCCCTCCTGGCGTCAACCTTGTCACCGGCAAGTGGGTTTTTCATCACAAGTTCAAGTCTGCTGGCTCTCTTGACCGCTACAAAGCCCGGTGGGTGCTTCGCGGTTTCACACAGCGTCCGGGCATtgattatgatgagactttcaGTTCAGTTGTCAAGCCAGCAACCATCTAGATGGTACTCACTTTGGCACTGTCTCACTCCTGGCCGATTCACCAGCTTGATGTGAAGAATGCATTTCTTCATGGCACTTTGACTGAAATAGTCTACTGCGTTCAGCCGACTGGGTTTGTCGACTCTTTCAAGCCCAATTATGTCTGTCGCCTGAACAAGTCACTCTATGGGTTGAAGCAAGCTCCTCACGCTTGGCACAGTCGCTTCGCCTCTCACATTACCTCACTCGGGTTTGTTGAGGCCAAGTCCAACACGTCGCTATTCATCTACTGCAAAGGTGCTGACATGGCTTTTCTTTtactctatgttgatgacattgttcTCACCTCCTCCATCGGATTATCGTAGCACTTTGCCAGGAATTCTCCATGACAGACATGGGGCCTCTTCACCATTTTCTGGGTGTCAGTGTTCAGTGCAGAGGTGACAGTTTATTTCTCTCTCAGAGACAGTACATGCTGGACATTCTGGACCGCGCCGGTATGAGTCACTTCAAGCCGAGCAGCACTCCTGTGGACACTCACTCCAAGCTTTCTGCTGATGGTGTTTCAGTCGCTGATCCAAGTCAGTATCGCAGTCTTGCCGGGGCTCttcagtacctcaccttcaccaGACCATACATTGCGTATGCTGTTCAGCAGGTCTGCCTGTACATGCATGACCCCCGGGAACCTCATTTGAGCGCTCTGAAGCGCATTCTCCGGTACCTTCAAGGTACATTGGATCTCGGTCTACACCTCCACCGGACCTCTCCAGCTGATCTCACTGTCTACACCGATGCAGATTGGATGGGCTATCCTGACACACGCAAATCCATCTCGGGTTATGTAGTGTTTCTCGAGGACAATCTCATCTCCTGGTCATCCAAGCATCAGCCTACAGTGTCTCGGTCCAGTGTAGAGGCGGAATATCGAGCAGTCGCGAATGGAGTCGCCGAAGCCTGCTGGTTGCGCCAACTTCTGATAGAGCTTCGCTGCCCACTCCGTCGTGCTACAGTGGTCTACTACGATAATGTCAGTGCCGTTTACCTCTCCACCAATCCGGTTCAGCATCAGCGAACCAAGCATATTGAGATCGACCTGCACTTCGTGAGAGAACGAGTCGCCCTCGGTGAAGTCCGCGTCCTGCACGTTCCCACTTCGTCCCAGtacgccgacatcttcaccaaaggtTTGCCGACGTCCGTGTTCACGGAGTTTAGGTCCAGTCTTAATGTTCGCGGTGCTCCCAGTTCAGACTACGGGGGAGTGTTGGAATGTAATAtggcatgtgggtctacctggcCTCCCACAATGCCTATATATATAAACGCTGATCATTCACAGTAATGCATTGAGTATTCCCTAATCCTACTCTTTCAAGATGTATCTTCTGCTCCCGTAAAGATCAAACAAGCTGAATAAATAGTCAGAGCTGGTGTTGTCACGTGACTCGTGAGGCACGCTTCCTCTTCCTTTCCTGTGAAATCGGTTGTGCGTTGCATCTTTGTTCTTTTTTCCCCATTGCAATCTTACTTCAGTTGCTTTCTGCCTTGCATGATTCAGATAGTTATGACTTCTGATCGATATCGGGAGTACTTCAGGAAGTAGACGGTTTTAGCTAAGTTTCAAGAGGCAAAACTATCTCATAAGGCAAGTTTTTTCATCTTTCCCCTTTTCTCCCTCGGAGGACGTAAAAAtaaatttgttttgtttttttaacaAGATGATTTGTAAAATTGTTtttaagcaaaaaaaaaagtgcGTGAATATTGATGAAGCAAGAAGACAGCGAGAGAGTGCACCATATAACTTCATAAGCAAAAGCAACATACCACAACACACCAAAGAACCAAAATATGCATCTACTGAATGATGAAGTTCTGTGGTtagaattctaaaaaaaaaatgaAGTCCTGTGATTCTGCATGCCTAGTCTTGCAGACGCAGAAGCACCTACAGGCTACAGGTCTGTAAGTTCATGAAAGTATAAGGCAGAGCAATAACACAAGAAacctgtatatatatacacacacaaagGACTGTAACGTACATATAGTACCAGTGCGCTGGCATGCAATCACAGATTTACAGTCACAAGTACAGCGTTACATTGAACTCACTCACAGTCACAGATACTCACTACGGTTAACGTAGAGTTAACGCTTCAACCAACCACATTTATTTACAGCATGTTTTATTTCGACGAACAGTTCCAGATAGATCGCAATTCTTCACAACCGAAACAAATCCACAATAAGTCGATCATGGATCGGTGTGGCAGAATTGGTTGAACCGACCTTACTCGTCCTTCTTGCCGCAGCAGCAGAAGCACTCCAGGCAGTGCTCGCAGGCCTCGTAGCAGCAGAAGCAGCAGCAAAACATGAAGGCGCTGCAAGCAAGGGGAAAAAAAATCTGTTCAGCATGATGCATCTTACAAATGAATGTGTAAATTTGTGTTGATGCTTGCGGAAAACAtaagcagcctgttcggcagcCTGTATGTGACTTATAAGCCTTGgattatcagccagccaacagtgtttttctctcacaccaaaccagtcagcggTACTTTCAACCATGGGTTATAAGCCAATTCAGAGAGGAAGCCCTTCTCCTCGTGGCGCTTTTTGACATGCTCCATGGCCGACAGCTTCCGGTCCTCGCTCTGTGAAGGCTCATCCACTGTCGCCGCCTCTTCTTCTCCCCACAGAAACGAACACTATATTGAAAAGAAGAAGATGGCAAGTAGCCAAGCTAAGGCCTAAGGGAGGCGTAGCTTGTTCTTGCACTTGCACCCGTTCCAGTGTGGTATATAAGAAGGCTGGCTAGAACATGCGGCTTACCGTTACGGCGCTACCTAACCTCTTGCTCCTTGTCAGATTGTTTCAGCATCCATTGACAGTGAACtattttatttcaaaaatattttttttgagaaTTTCAAAAATAGAATTTGGAGATTGATCGTGCATCATTGTTTCATTTcatattttctttttctccgtTATCGTAGCGATAAGCTCGATCATATCGCAATCATCATGCTCCCCACCAATTTCAAGCGATGGTCACGCAGATTGCTCCCTACGAGATACCTTGGAAGATGCCCTCAAATGTCACTGTGAGATAGGGATGCGTGTCGGTGTGGATAAGTAGGCCTTTGACAGTGCAATGGCTCTTGCAAGTGGTCAGGCTGTGTGCAAACTATGCAAAGGCTGGAACAAGTTTTCAATTCCTAAAATGAAGCTCTTGCAAGTTGCAACAAATGGAAATGAAAAGGTAAGTGTCCCTTAAGATACCAAATCATTTGGCTTTAGACTTTGAGATCGTTTAGGCTTCAAAAGAAGCTGTCATTTTTGCTTATTAATTAAAGGGGGCAAGGAAGGGACTCGGCACCAAAATGACATAGCTAGCTATCAACAGCGAAAACAGGTGAAGGAATGCGATTGGGATTCAATGTGCGGAAATGATCCGCAGCATCAGCTAATTTGCGTGATCGGTTTATGAATTTGCGTGATCCGAACTGTCACGCTGTTGACCTGTTGTATGGTTACTTTGTGGTGGCAATTCTATTGTAGCAAAGACGGTCAAATCACATGACAACAACtgatatgaactttcttctttttttcagaaATGCGTGGAACATTGTACAGAACTAAATATTACAACTTTGGCATTTCtaatgacataaaaataaaataaaataaaatgtcaTATAGAGAGGTTGATAGGTAGTTCATATGTCTGCACCATGGTGCAGGATTATGCACCACTTGTAGTTCTTAGGGTACTAGCTAGGTAGGCTCCTGATTAAATCATACATCAAGCACAATCGAAGGTTAAGATTTATCATGGTGACATGTCACCAAATGAGTGATAGCTCCTTCAAATATATAATCAAAGCAAAATGAACCTGAATCATTTATCACTTAGCCTGtttggcaggactgaaaaataagcaaaaatattgttccggctgattgttgtgagagaaaaatattgttctaactGAAAACACTGTTGTTCATATGAACAGTGTTCGTGTGGGTACGCTGAACAGTGTTCGTGAACCGTGTTCGTGtgaatactgtttcggctgattgttgtgagagaaaaatactgttttcgGATGTTCTTTCCGGTGTCTCATCTGTGCCCCAGTCTCCACTACCTGTAAGCATCAATCTCAGTGAGCACCAGCAAATATGAAATGATGTTGTGGCCTAATAttagtggtgtgaagtgtccttgTAGCAACATAGCCAAATATATCGCACGAATCAGATCAGCTGCCGTGTGTCGGTGTGTGGTTGCATAACATGACCTACTTTTCAGGCATTAAACGGTCAGGGTTCAGAGGATATCTATTGCATCAGCATATCTCACTTCTGGTCTTTTGGAGAATGAATGTTGCTTACGGTTCGTCTGTTTATATTACTTTTTGTCTGAGT encodes:
- the LOC136468714 gene encoding uncharacterized protein, producing the protein MAETDAERQAREEREERARKGEADRVAALDAYEAKYAAVHIAAIAVLNIKVLVPLVLDRATDNYNRWRSMFLIVLGKYALTDHVLSDVINADRPAWVQMNCTVLTWIYCTIHADLQQSTMNRKPNARGAWIYLENEFLGQRKSRALLLSAEFRMAKQGSASITDFCRRLETMAATLSDFGDPIGDRTLVLTLLRGLNGKFRPMVSNLKMRQPFPTFEEARTLLLLEEIDIDDVAASEAAGASDPPASSTTTTLVTAPRPPAGRSYAGRG
- the LOC136468715 gene encoding uncharacterized mitochondrial protein AtMg00810-like — encoded protein: MGPLHHFLGVSVQCRGDSLFLSQRQYMLDILDRAGMSHFKPSSTPVDTHSKLSADGVSVADPSQYRSLAGALQYLTFTRPYIAYAVQQVCLYMHDPREPHLSALKRILRYLQGTLDLGLHLHRTSPADLTVYTDADWMGYPDTRKSISGYVVFLEDNLISWSSKHQPTVSRSSVEAEYRAVANGVAEACWLRQLLIELRCPLRRATVVYYDNVSAVYLSTNPVQHQRTKHIEIDLHFVRERVALGEVRVLHVPTSSQYADIFTKGLPTSVFTEFRSSLNVRGAPSSDYGGVLEYSYDF